The Impatiens glandulifera chromosome 8, dImpGla2.1, whole genome shotgun sequence genome includes a window with the following:
- the LOC124913067 gene encoding beta-amyrin 28-monooxygenase-like: MNASSCDKDSFNSLERCYSREVVASPGTSGWPFVGQTLEFLKAGWSGHPEKFIFDNIKKYRSLIFRTHLAGSPAVVFCGAAANKFVFSNENKLVQLWWPKTITKLIPSTSNFEESLKLNKMLHNFLTPKTLEPYIGFLDIIAQRHFASHWDNREQVTVFPLMTNFSLALACRLFINVDDPELVEKLADPLEQVLRGTVSMPIDLPCTRYNCAIKSSRFIINEFTTIVKQRKTDLEQGTYKSPTQDLLSHMLLTGDDNFVKDSNIAEKILGLIIGSDTVGSACSSIVMFLAKLPDVYERVYKEQMEIANLKSLGELLTWNDVNNKMKYSWSVACEAMRLAPPIQGTFREALTDFIYEGFLIPKGLKIYWNANSTHKSAEYFPKPKEFDASRFDGQPVQPYTFVPFGGGPRMCPGKEYARIEILIFMHCLVKRFKWKTMIPSEKLIVDDRFRPEKGLPIRLFPHPKA, from the exons CTGGTTGGAGTGGCCATCCCGAGAAGTTCATATTCGATAACATTAAGAAGTATCGATCTCTCATCTTTAGAACACACTTGGCTGGATCCCCAGCCGTCGTCTTCTGTGGGGCAGCTGCCAATAAGTTTGTATTCTCGAACGAAAATAAGCTTGTCCAATTGTGGTGGCCAAAAACAATCACCAAGTTAATACCTTCTACGTCCAATTTCGAAGAATCCCTTAAACTAAATAAGATGCTTCACAATTTCTTAACCCCGAAGACTCTAGAACCCTATATCGGTTTCTTGGACATAATCGCGCAACGACATTTCGCTTCACATTGGGACAATAGGGAACAAGTCACCGTGTTTCCACTTATGACAAACTTCTCACTCGCGTTGGCTTGTCGCTTGTTCATCAACGTTGATGATCCCGAGCTCGTTGAAAAGCTAGCAGATCCTTTAGAGCAAGTCTTGAGGGGGACCGTTTCGATGCCCATTGACTTGCCATGCACAAGGTATAACTGTGCCATCAAATCATCCCGTTTCATTATTAATGAATTTACGACGATCGTAAAGCAAAGAAAGACCGATTTAGAACAAGGAACGTATAAATCCCCTACACAAGATTTACTATCACACATGTTGCTTACTGGAGATGACAACTTTGTGAAGGACTCTAACATCGCGGAAAAGATCCTGGGATTAATTATAGGCAGTGACACGGTCGGTTCGGCATGTTCTTCCATTGTCATGTTCCTTGCCAAACTCCCGGATGTTTATGAAAGAGTTTATAAAG AGCAAATGGAAATTGCAAATTTAAAGAGTTTAGGTGAATTGCTGACTTGGAATGATGTTAATAATAAGATGAAATATTCATGGAGTGTAGCATGTGAAGCAATGAGGCTTGCCCCTCCTATTCAAGGCACCTTTAGGGAGGCCTTGACTGATTTCATCTATGAAGGCTTTTTAATACCAAAGGGATTGAAG ATATATTGGAATGCGAACTCGACACATAAAAGTGCAGAATATTTTCCTAAGCCCAAAGAATTTGATGCCTCGAGATTTGATGGGCAACCGGTACAACCCTACACTTTTGTCCCTTTTGGTGGTGGGCCGAGGATGTGCCCTGGCAAAGAGTATGCCCGTATAGAAATACTTATTTTCATGCATTGTTTGGTGAAGCGATTCAAATGGAAGACGATGATTCCAAGCGAGAAGTTAATTGTCGATGATAGGTTTAGGCCCGAGAAAGGTCTTCCAATTCGTCTTTTTCCTCATCCAAAAGCTTAA